ACTGTCCCGGTTGGTTACGCAGACAGCTATAGTCGGCTTTTTTCTTCACGGGCCCACATGCTTGTCAGGGGGAAAAAAGTCCCTGTGGCTGGAAGAGTGTGCATGGATCTCACAATGATTGATGTCACAGATGTTCCTGATGCTAAAATTGGAGATGAAGTCGTCGTTTTTGGAAAGCAATTTGATTCTGAAGTATCGGCAAATGAGCTTGCACGCCTTTCAGGCACAATTAACTATGAAATAGTTTGCGGCTTGACCAGCAGAGTTCACAAGATTTATAAAAGAAACGGCATCAGGTTTTGATTTTTTATGATATTTCCCAGCCCTTCACCTTTGTTTACGGATATTAAACTGATGAATGGAATTATTGATATTCTGATGTCTGAAGCTTCAATTGCTGCGGCCATATTTGACTCAAACAGACAGCTCCTGGTATCCACGGCTGGCTGGCTTAATGAGTATACTGACTCGTGCATTAAGAATTTTGTTGATGAAGTACTCTTCCAATTCAGCAATTCAGGAGATGATTTTTCAACATCAAGAAAATATCTTAATGATAATAAAATGCTTTTCTATTTTCCTGTGCTGACATCCAACCATGAGATAGCCTCTGTTTTTTTGCTTAAAGAAGCCAAAAGCAATAAATGTGAAAACATTCTTAAAATATATCACGATATTTTTGAAAATTTTGAAGAAGGCTATTTCGAACTCGACATAAAAGGCAATCTGACTTACTGCAATGAGTGCATTGCGGAGATTACCGGCATATCAAGAAATGAACTGTATGGTCTCAACTTCAGAACATATACTACACAGGCAACAGCAGATCAGCTTTTTGCAGTTTACAGCGAAATATTCAGAACAGGTAAACCATCAAAAATATCAAATTTTGAAGTTATAAAAAAAGATGGTTCCACAGCCATTTTTGAGGTTTCGTCAGGGCTCCTGAAGGACGAAACAGGGTTTCCGCTTGGTTTCAGAGGCATCTGTAGAGACGCGTCAGCAAGAATCAACGCTGAAAATGAGAAGCGCATTCTTTCAGAACAGCTACAGCAGGCACAAAGATTTGAAGCTGTTGCAACAATGGCGGGTGGTATTGCCCATGATTTTAACAATCTTTTGATGAGCATTCAGGGCTATTTGTCTTTGTTGCAGCTCGACATGAACAGTGAATCCAAAAACTATGAATATTTAAAACGCATAGAGGAGCAGGTAGAAAGAGGCGCCTCACTTACAAAGCAGATGCTTGGTTTCTCTTTTTCAGATGTTGGTTTTTCCTGTCTTTCCATCGTTGATATCAACTCACTTCTCAGAAGGAATGCGGCCGGTTTTATAAGTACCAGACCAGATGTTGAGCTCATTTTATCTTTAACATCCGAAGACTGTCATGCAAATTGTGATGTATCCCAGATAGATAATGTATTACTAAATCTTCTGACAAATTCCTGCCAATCTATGCCTTCCGGCGGCAAACTGACAATCACAACCGAAAAAACTGTTTGCACAGAAGAGAGGGCAAGCATATTTAGGGCAAGACCAGGAGAGTATATAAGAATTTGTGTTACAGATACCGGTCTCGGAATGGACGAAATAACACAAAGAAGAATATTCAACCCCTTTTTTACAACCAGCGACAATGGTCAAAATACCGGCCTTGGTTTGACAACAGCATTCGGCATTAT
This is a stretch of genomic DNA from Desulforegula conservatrix Mb1Pa. It encodes these proteins:
- a CDS encoding two-component system sensor histidine kinase NtrB, with product MNGIIDILMSEASIAAAIFDSNRQLLVSTAGWLNEYTDSCIKNFVDEVLFQFSNSGDDFSTSRKYLNDNKMLFYFPVLTSNHEIASVFLLKEAKSNKCENILKIYHDIFENFEEGYFELDIKGNLTYCNECIAEITGISRNELYGLNFRTYTTQATADQLFAVYSEIFRTGKPSKISNFEVIKKDGSTAIFEVSSGLLKDETGFPLGFRGICRDASARINAENEKRILSEQLQQAQRFEAVATMAGGIAHDFNNLLMSIQGYLSLLQLDMNSESKNYEYLKRIEEQVERGASLTKQMLGFSFSDVGFSCLSIVDINSLLRRNAAGFISTRPDVELILSLTSEDCHANCDVSQIDNVLLNLLTNSCQSMPSGGKLTITTEKTVCTEERASIFRARPGEYIRICVTDTGLGMDEITQRRIFNPFFTTSDNGQNTGLGLTTAFGIIRNHGGFITISSELEKGTSISVFLPSSINGLT